One bacterium genomic window, GCAACACGCTGGAGACCGCCACCGACAACCTCGCGGTGATCTACAAACGCGCCGCCGCGATTTTCCAAGCGCACTGGGATGAACGCACCCCGATCCGTCTGTTGGGCATTTCGGTTTCACAACTGGAGCATGTCGATGATTTGTCGGGGCAAACCGATCTGTTTGCCGATGCGGAGTGCTCGCGCGAAGGGACGCGACGGCGTCTGGATGCTATTGTCGATCAGATTCGCGACCGTTTCGGTGAAGATTCGATTCAGGGGGCATTTTCCTATCTGGGCATCGACGGGTAACCTGTCCGATTTTGTCGTCGGGCTGTCAGATTCGGACCGAATCACGGCTTCCTTTTTCCCGGCAGGACGTATACTTCGGTGGAGAGGTGTGCCTTGGATTCACGGGCGACGTTTATCAGACCGTACCGGCTAATACGTTGACTGAAAGCACCTTAAACAGGTAGATTGGGCCATGATGACCGACACGATGCCGACCCTTGCCACGCCGGCTCCTTTTAAGTTCGAGCCGCATCACTTCTCGCCGGCCGCCTACAATCTCGAATCATCCGTCATTCGCGACATCCTCAAGCATTCAAGCCAGCCGGGTGTGATCTCGTTTGCCGGCGGACTGCCCGCGCCGGAGCTCTTTCCGGTGGAGGCGATCCGTGATGCGGTCGACCGGGTGCTCACCCGCTATGGCAGCCAGCCACTGCAATATGGTCTGTCGGCTGGATATGGCCCGCTGCGTGAGTGGATTGCCCAGCGTCTGACCAGGCAGGGCGGAGTCCATCTGACCGCCGAGAACATCCTGATCACCGCCGGTTCCCAGCAGGCGCTCGACATTATCGGCCGCGCCTTTCTCAGCAAGGGCGACTATGTCCTCTGCTGTCGACCGACCTACCTCGGCGCTCTGCAGGCGTTTAATTTCTATGGCGTGAAGTATGCCTTGGTCGAAATGGACGAGCACGGGATGATGGTCGAGACCCTCGACCCGATCATCGAAAAGTACCGGCCGCGCTTCGTCTACACCGTGCCGACTTTCCAGAACCCGACCGGTATTTCCATGAGCTACGAGCGCCGCAAGCTCCTGGTCGCCAAGGCGCAGAAGTACAGTCTGCCGATCATCGACGACAATCCCTACGGTGAGCTGCGCTACTCCGGCGAGCCGGTGCCGTCGATTAAGAACCTCGGCGGGCAGGCGGTCATTCAGCTGGGCACCTTCTCAAAGACCGTCAGCCCGGGGTTCCGTCTGGGCTGGATCGCCGCCTCGCGCCAGACCATGAGCGTCTTCGCGCGGGTCAAACAGGCAACCGACCTGCATACCAACGAATTCTCGCAATATGTGATCCATGAGTTCGTCCAAGAAGGACGTCTCGACCGCCACATCGAGATTCTGCGCCGCTCCTACAAGGAGCGTCTCGAGGCGATGCTGCGGGCGATGAGCGAGTTCTTCCCGGACACGGTCAAGTGGACCCGTCCCGAGGGCGGACTGTTCCTCTGGGTGGTCATGCCCGAGCATGTCGACGCGGTCAAGATCCTGCCGCAGGCGATCGAGGAGAAGGTGGCGTTTGTCCCCGGCCAGCCCTTCCATCCGGATG contains:
- a CDS encoding PLP-dependent aminotransferase family protein; amino-acid sequence: MMTDTMPTLATPAPFKFEPHHFSPAAYNLESSVIRDILKHSSQPGVISFAGGLPAPELFPVEAIRDAVDRVLTRYGSQPLQYGLSAGYGPLREWIAQRLTRQGGVHLTAENILITAGSQQALDIIGRAFLSKGDYVLCCRPTYLGALQAFNFYGVKYALVEMDEHGMMVETLDPIIEKYRPRFVYTVPTFQNPTGISMSYERRKLLVAKAQKYSLPIIDDNPYGELRYSGEPVPSIKNLGGQAVIQLGTFSKTVSPGFRLGWIAASRQTMSVFARVKQATDLHTNEFSQYVIHEFVQEGRLDRHIEILRRSYKERLEAMLRAMSEFFPDTVKWTRPEGGLFLWVVMPEHVDAVKILPQAIEEKVAFVPGQPFHPDGSGRNTLRLNFSNSSVADIHEGVKRLGRLFASVL